The following is a genomic window from Candidatus Sulfotelmatobacter sp..
GTGCCATCCCCGTGGCCGCGAAGCAGGACGACCAGGCCATCCCCAGTCCTGCTCGCAGCGAGGTCGATCTTCCCATCGCCGTCGAAGTCGCCGGCGGCCAGGTACTGAGTGAACTTCTCGTTCGCGAATGTCGCCGCCGGCCCAAATGTCCCGTCCCCATTCCCGAGGCATACGCCGACGAAAGCGGAAGCGCTCGAAGACTCGATGAAAGCGACGTCGAGCTTGCCGTCGTGGTCGAAATCGCCCGCCGCCATGCGGCCGATGCTGGAAGGATAGTGAGCCCCGGCATCGACGAGGATGCCCGGCCCGAACGAGAAGCTGCCGTTGTTGAGGCGCAGCGACAGCTCTGTATCGTTGCCCACGAACGCGTAGCCCATGATGTCGGGCAGGCCGTCGTGATTGAAGTCGGCGACCAGCACGAAGTTGGATGACGTGGCCATCGTGAGATCCACGCGCGGGCCGAGCGTGCCGTCGGCGTTGCCGGGGAGGATCGAGAGCACGGGCGAGTTCGGGGTGGTGACGATCACGTCGCCGCGCCCGTCTCCATTCAGGTCGGCGATGACGACGGATCGCGAATTCGGGGAACCCGCCGAGAAGGTGGCGTACTCGACGTTGGGCCCGAGCGTCCCGTCGCCGTTGCCGAGCAGCAGCGAGACGTCGGCGGTGCGGTTCGCCGTCACAACGTCCAGCTTGCCGTCACCGTTCACGTCGCCGATCGCGATGTCCCAACACCAGGTGCCGCACGTGTAATCGACGGGCGGCGCGAAGCGACCGTCCCCGAGCCCGAGGTTGACCGAGAGCTCATTGCTAAAGGCATACGAAGCGGCCGAGACCAGATCAACCTTGCCATCCCCGTTGAGATCGCCGGCGGCCAACCCCTGCGGCGTCTCCCCGCCGGCGGTCGAGAGAAACGGGGCATCGAAGATGATCTCGGCGAGTGCTCCCTGCGCGGCAAGCGCCAAACCCGCGGCGAGGGCCGCGGCCGCGAGCGAGACGGGAAGAAGGCGTTTCATGGCGGGCCTCCGGACGAGCGCCGGCGCCGAAGGGGGTCGCTCCCGAGGACGGGTCGCGCGCCGGCCCTGACTCGAGAATTCTGACAGCGCGGGCGGCCGCAGGTCACGCCATTTTTCGCGGGGCCGGGGCGGCGCCCGCCCGCCTGCCCGCCGCCTCGACCGGCCCGGCGACGCTGGCTATACTCCACGCCCGCCATGGTTTCCCCGGCTCGAAGCACCTCATCGCCCCGCCACCTGAGCGCCGTCCGCGTGTCCCATCCGGCCGCGGCCGAGGCCCAGCATGCCCTGCTCGAGGGCGCCCGCCTCACCCAGGCCCAGGGCGTGCGCCTCTTCGACGCCCCGGTGCTCGATCTGGGCCGCCTGGCCAACGCCATGGCCCGCGACCGGCACGGCGACCGGGTCTATTTCACCGTCAACCGCCAGCTGAACCCGACCAACGTCTGCGTGCTTGCGTGCAAGTTCTGCGACTACGCGAAGAAGCCGGGCGCTCCCGACGCCTACACCATGACGCGCGAGCAGATCGAGGCGCACGTCGATCCCGAGATCACCGAGATCCACATCGTCGGCGGACTCCACAACAAGTGGCGCTTCGACGACTACCTGAACGTGATCCGCTGGGTGAAGGAGAAGAAGCCGGACTTGAGCGTCAAGGCCTACACCGCGGTCGAGATCGACTTCTTTTGCCGGTTGACCAAGATGCCGGCCGAGTGGGTGCTCGACCAGCTGCGCAAGGTCGGGCTCGACGCGCTGCCCGGCGGCGGCGCTGAAGTGTTCAGCGAGCGCGTGCGCCGCGAGATTTTCCATCAGAAGATCGGCGCCAAGCGCTGGCTCGAAATCCACGAAGTCGCGCATCGCATGGGCATTCCCTCCAACGCCACGCTGCTCTACGGCCACATCGAGACGCGCGCCGAGCGCGTGCAGCACCTGATCGACCTGCGCGAGCTGGAGGATCGCGCGCCGGGATTCTTCGCCTTCATCCCGCTCGCGTTCCAGCCCGGCAACACCGGCCTCGTCCGCCGCCAGGCTTCGGCGATCGAGGACCTGAAGACCATCGCGAT
Proteins encoded in this region:
- the mqnE gene encoding aminofutalosine synthase MqnE; translated protein: MSHPAAAEAQHALLEGARLTQAQGVRLFDAPVLDLGRLANAMARDRHGDRVYFTVNRQLNPTNVCVLACKFCDYAKKPGAPDAYTMTREQIEAHVDPEITEIHIVGGLHNKWRFDDYLNVIRWVKEKKPDLSVKAYTAVEIDFFCRLTKMPAEWVLDQLRKVGLDALPGGGAEVFSERVRREIFHQKIGAKRWLEIHEVAHRMGIPSNATLLYGHIETRAERVQHLIDLRELEDRAPGFFAFIPLAFQPGNTGLVRRQASAIEDLKTIAISRLVFDNVPHVKSYWVMLGQDTAGLGLNFGASDMDGTIGVEKIAHAAQAKSPVGLAEEAMVHSIREAGKIPVQRDALYRVVREYSESALAAT